One Falsihalocynthiibacter arcticus DNA segment encodes these proteins:
- a CDS encoding ABC transporter permease, translated as MIWIVSVLLFWAAAIGVNIKIANSVWAKTRAGKLFVPTLFGVTILVVWEGLVRGIEVPAVILPPPSAIAVRLSESLPILWTDFVQTFVKGALTGYILGCGAAFLIAIAIDRSPFLQRGLLPVGNFVAALPIIGTAPILVMWFGFDWHSKAAVVVAMVFFPMLVNTVQGLKETDAMQRDLMQSYAASYWQSLFKLRLPVAMPFVFNGLKIATTLALIGAIVAEFFGSPTRGMGFRISAEVGRLGLDMVWAEITIAAISGSLFYGFVAFVEKKVTFWHPSQRRR; from the coding sequence ATGATTTGGATCGTTTCTGTACTGCTTTTTTGGGCTGCGGCCATAGGTGTGAATATTAAAATCGCCAATAGCGTTTGGGCGAAAACGCGTGCGGGAAAACTTTTTGTGCCGACACTGTTTGGCGTCACTATTCTGGTTGTTTGGGAAGGGCTTGTGCGGGGCATAGAAGTGCCTGCCGTAATTTTGCCGCCGCCAAGCGCCATCGCAGTGCGGCTGAGTGAAAGCTTGCCAATTCTTTGGACGGATTTTGTTCAAACCTTCGTAAAGGGCGCTTTGACGGGGTATATACTCGGTTGTGGGGCGGCGTTTCTGATTGCTATTGCGATTGATCGGTCTCCTTTTTTACAACGTGGTCTGCTTCCAGTTGGCAACTTTGTCGCGGCCTTGCCCATAATTGGTACTGCGCCCATCCTCGTGATGTGGTTCGGGTTTGATTGGCATTCCAAAGCCGCCGTTGTGGTTGCGATGGTGTTTTTCCCGATGCTGGTTAATACGGTTCAAGGGCTAAAAGAAACAGATGCAATGCAACGCGATTTGATGCAGAGTTATGCAGCAAGCTATTGGCAAAGCTTGTTTAAGCTGCGCCTCCCTGTCGCGATGCCCTTTGTTTTTAATGGGCTTAAAATTGCGACAACACTGGCGCTTATTGGGGCAATCGTTGCTGAATTCTTCGGTTCTCCGACACGCGGGATGGGGTTTCGCATTTCAGCAGAGGTCGGGCGCCTGGGGCTTGATATGGTCTGGGCAGAAATTACGATTGCGGCAATTTCGGGATCGTTATTTTACGGATTTGTGGCGTTCGTTGAGAAAAAGGTTACCTTTTGGCATCCGTCTCAACGGCGT
- a CDS encoding ABC transporter permease, whose amino-acid sequence MRSIFPILTVVTAIIVVWYFGTYQMNKTWTQDQARRANVELTLNEIVADTMAQDRPKLPAPHQVTQEIWKTTGAMVLEGKGLSKRSLIYHGWITLSSTLVGFAIGTIGGILLAVGIVYNKAMDMSVMPWAIASQTIPILAIAPMIVVVMNSIGVQGLLPKAIIAAYLSFFPVVVGMVKGLRAPNNMQLDLMKTYNASGAETFWKLRLPNSMPYFFTSLKIGIAAALIGAIVAELSSSPLRGFGGRMLTGSYYGQTIQIWSALFSAAVMAACLVGFIGFLQRVTLRRMGMAQ is encoded by the coding sequence ATGCGTAGCATATTTCCAATATTGACGGTTGTTACGGCAATCATTGTTGTTTGGTATTTTGGAACTTACCAAATGAACAAAACTTGGACGCAAGACCAAGCGCGCCGTGCAAATGTTGAGCTTACGTTGAACGAAATCGTCGCGGATACAATGGCCCAAGACCGGCCCAAGCTCCCGGCTCCCCATCAAGTGACGCAAGAAATCTGGAAAACTACGGGCGCCATGGTGCTTGAGGGCAAGGGTCTGTCTAAACGAAGCTTGATTTATCACGGGTGGATTACCTTGAGTTCAACGTTGGTTGGTTTCGCCATCGGTACCATCGGTGGAATTCTATTGGCCGTGGGCATCGTCTACAACAAGGCGATGGATATGAGCGTTATGCCGTGGGCGATCGCTAGCCAAACTATTCCGATCCTTGCCATCGCGCCGATGATCGTGGTCGTTATGAACTCTATCGGGGTGCAGGGACTGTTGCCCAAGGCCATTATTGCAGCCTATTTGTCGTTTTTTCCGGTCGTTGTTGGCATGGTGAAGGGACTGCGTGCACCGAATAATATGCAACTCGATCTAATGAAAACCTACAATGCCAGTGGGGCTGAGACGTTTTGGAAATTGCGCCTCCCAAACTCGATGCCCTACTTTTTTACAAGTCTAAAAATCGGGATTGCTGCGGCGCTGATCGGTGCGATTGTAGCGGAACTTTCATCCAGCCCGTTACGTGGCTTTGGCGGCCGAATGCTGACGGGGAGCTATTACGGGCAGACCATCCAAATTTGGAGCGCTTTGTTTTCCGCAGCGGTTATGGCGGCCTGTCTCGTTGGATTTATTGGTTTTTTACAACGCGTCACGTTGCGTAGAATGGGGATGGCGCAATGA
- a CDS encoding ABC transporter ATP-binding protein: protein MSQATVIEAKNLDLTFQTNDGPVHALKDISLKINQGDFVSFIGPSGCGKTTFLRTIAALETPSAGELTVKGMSAEEARQKRAYGFVFQAAGLYPWRTIAGNIRLPLEIMGFSKSEQNVKVEKVLELVELANFGNKFPWQLSGGMQQRASIARALAFDADILLMDEPFGALDEIVRDHLNEQLLKLWARTNKTIGFVTHSIPEAVYLSTKIVVMSPRPGRIADVIESTLPKERPLDIRESPEFIEIAHRVREGLRAGHSDD from the coding sequence GTGAGCCAAGCAACTGTAATAGAAGCTAAAAATCTGGACCTGACATTTCAAACAAACGATGGTCCAGTCCACGCGCTAAAGGATATTAGCCTTAAGATCAACCAAGGCGATTTTGTTAGCTTCATCGGACCGTCGGGGTGCGGGAAAACTACGTTTTTACGTACGATTGCTGCTCTTGAGACGCCGTCGGCTGGGGAATTGACCGTCAAAGGAATGAGTGCGGAGGAAGCACGTCAGAAGCGCGCCTACGGGTTTGTTTTTCAGGCGGCGGGCCTTTATCCGTGGCGAACTATCGCGGGGAATATCCGACTGCCCCTTGAAATCATGGGGTTTTCTAAGTCTGAGCAAAATGTGAAGGTCGAGAAAGTACTCGAACTTGTTGAGTTGGCGAATTTTGGCAATAAATTTCCGTGGCAGTTATCGGGTGGTATGCAACAGCGCGCGAGTATCGCGAGGGCCCTTGCGTTTGACGCCGATATTTTGTTGATGGATGAACCCTTTGGTGCTTTAGACGAGATCGTGCGAGATCATTTGAATGAACAGTTGCTAAAGCTCTGGGCGCGAACCAACAAAACAATTGGCTTTGTTACGCACTCGATTCCAGAAGCCGTGTATCTCAGCACCAAGATCGTCGTTATGAGTCCGCGGCCCGGACGCATTGCTGACGTCATTGAAAGTACGCTGCCCAAAGAACGGCCGCTTGACATTCGTGAAAGTCCCGAGTTTATCGAAATTGCACATCGGGTGCGGGAAGGCTTACGTGCAGGTCATAGCGATGATTGA
- the hydA gene encoding dihydropyrimidinase, with the protein MTKVIKNGTVCTADRTWKADVLIEGEIIKQIGENLSGDTYIDAEGAYVIPGGIDPHTHLEMPFMGTTAAETFESGTWAAAAGGTTMLVDFCLPGADGSIKNAINEWHRKSAPQICSDIGYHMAITGWNEDIHREMKDAVDMGVNSFKHFMAYKGALMVEDDEMFASFQRCKELGALPMVHAENGDIVDILQKKYLAEGITGPEGHAYSRPPELEGEAANRAITIADAAGTPLYIVHVSCEQAHEAIRRARQKGMRIYGEPLIQFLTLDESEYFKGDWMHSARRVMSPPFRNKEHQASLWAGLQSGSLQVVATDHAAFNSEQKLMGKDNFCLIPNGSNGVEERLAVLWTEGVETGRLTPNEFVAVTSTNIAKILNIYPKKGAIMEGADADIVVWDPKISKTISQANHHSVLDYNVFEGFDVKAQSRYTLSRGEVIWAWGQNSQPQPGRGRFVPRPAFSSASKALSKWKELNSPRTIKRDPMNIPAGI; encoded by the coding sequence ATGACTAAAGTCATCAAAAATGGAACTGTTTGCACTGCGGATCGCACGTGGAAGGCCGATGTTCTGATTGAGGGCGAGATCATCAAACAGATCGGCGAAAACCTCTCGGGCGACACATATATCGATGCGGAAGGGGCCTATGTGATCCCCGGCGGGATTGATCCGCATACCCATCTTGAGATGCCCTTTATGGGCACGACGGCGGCGGAGACTTTTGAGAGTGGAACATGGGCCGCGGCGGCTGGCGGCACCACGATGTTGGTTGATTTCTGCTTGCCCGGTGCCGATGGCTCGATCAAAAACGCGATCAACGAGTGGCACCGCAAATCCGCACCGCAAATCTGTTCCGACATCGGCTATCACATGGCGATCACGGGCTGGAATGAAGACATCCACCGCGAGATGAAAGACGCGGTCGATATGGGCGTTAACTCGTTCAAGCATTTCATGGCCTATAAGGGCGCATTAATGGTGGAAGACGACGAAATGTTCGCGTCTTTCCAGCGCTGCAAGGAGCTTGGGGCACTGCCGATGGTGCATGCCGAGAACGGAGACATCGTTGATATCCTTCAGAAAAAATACCTAGCCGAAGGCATCACAGGCCCAGAAGGGCACGCTTATTCGCGTCCGCCAGAACTTGAGGGCGAAGCGGCAAATCGTGCGATTACGATTGCCGATGCCGCGGGAACGCCGCTCTATATTGTCCATGTTTCTTGCGAGCAGGCGCATGAGGCCATTCGTCGGGCGCGTCAAAAAGGTATGCGGATTTACGGCGAGCCGTTGATTCAATTCCTGACATTGGACGAAAGCGAGTATTTCAAAGGCGATTGGATGCATTCGGCGCGGCGCGTAATGAGCCCGCCGTTTCGTAATAAAGAGCATCAAGCCAGCCTTTGGGCGGGTCTTCAGAGCGGGTCATTGCAAGTAGTCGCGACGGACCATGCGGCCTTTAATTCAGAACAAAAACTGATGGGGAAAGATAATTTTTGCCTCATTCCGAACGGCTCAAATGGGGTGGAAGAACGGCTTGCTGTTCTCTGGACAGAGGGTGTTGAAACGGGGCGTTTGACCCCCAATGAATTTGTGGCTGTAACCTCTACGAACATTGCCAAAATCCTCAATATCTATCCGAAAAAAGGGGCGATAATGGAAGGGGCCGACGCGGATATCGTTGTTTGGGATCCGAAGATTTCAAAAACAATAAGCCAAGCCAATCACCATTCTGTCTTGGATTACAACGTGTTTGAAGGGTTCGATGTTAAAGCGCAAAGTCGTTATACATTGAGCCGTGGCGAAGTTATTTGGGCATGGGGGCAGAATAGCCAGCCTCAGCCCGGTCGCGGGCGCTTTGTACCAAGGCCGGCCTTCTCGAGCGCTTCAAAAGCCTTAAGTAAGTGGAAAGAACTCAACTCTCCACGCACAATTAAAAGGGATCCAATGAACATTCCTGCGGGAATCTAA